The following are encoded together in the Pseudomonadota bacterium genome:
- a CDS encoding radical SAM protein: MRYEGAIYRPPSEADSLILQVTIGCSHNKCTFCGSFKDKKFRVRSFDEIKEDVDEAKAYARHIKKVFIADGDALIIPQTRLLPIVELIKDSFPRLERIGVYGNTKSILKKSVEELKALKDLGVGIIYLGVESGDQVTLDRVHKGTILDKTAEAAKRVKDSGIILSVTVLLGLGGVERSKIHAEETGKFLSRIDPDYAGALSVIVVPGTVLAEEVRQGTFKVPDPYQLLDELAIMIENIDATHMFFASNHASNYLPVKAWLPEEKEKTLNSIRYVLKQKDPSMLRPEYMRAL, translated from the coding sequence ATGAGATATGAGGGGGCAATATACAGACCGCCAAGCGAGGCAGACAGTCTTATCCTGCAGGTAACCATAGGGTGTTCTCACAATAAGTGCACTTTTTGCGGTTCTTTCAAAGACAAAAAATTCAGGGTGAGAAGCTTTGATGAAATCAAAGAAGATGTGGACGAGGCCAAGGCATATGCAAGGCACATCAAAAAGGTGTTTATTGCGGATGGGGATGCACTGATCATACCCCAGACGAGACTTCTTCCCATCGTTGAGCTTATAAAGGACTCTTTTCCCAGGCTTGAGAGGATAGGCGTTTACGGCAACACAAAATCTATTTTAAAAAAATCAGTGGAAGAGCTGAAGGCGCTGAAAGATCTCGGGGTCGGGATTATCTACCTCGGTGTAGAATCAGGAGATCAGGTTACACTTGATAGAGTACATAAAGGGACTATTCTGGACAAGACGGCTGAGGCAGCAAAAAGGGTCAAAGACTCAGGCATTATTCTTTCAGTGACGGTGCTGTTGGGCCTCGGTGGGGTGGAGCGAAGCAAAATACATGCTGAAGAGACAGGAAAATTCTTAAGCAGGATTGACCCTGATTACGCAGGCGCCTTGAGTGTTATTGTAGTGCCCGGTACTGTCCTGGCCGAAGAAGTGAGACAGGGCACATTTAAAGTCCCGGATCCTTATCAACTGCTTGATGAACTGGCCATCATGATTGAAAATATTGATGCAACACATATGTTTTTTGCCTCTAACCATGCCTCAAATTACCTCCCTGTTAAGGCATGGCTCCCTGAAGAAAAAGAAAAGACTTTAAATTCAATCCGGTATGTCCTGAAA
- a CDS encoding type II toxin-antitoxin system RelE/ParE family toxin → MYQRMKIVQTSYFRRRYKKLHSNQIKPVNEAIMHILSDVSCGEEKIGDLAGVRVYKFRALEQQFLLAYEFDKETLFLLALGVHENFYRDLKKTR, encoded by the coding sequence ATTTACCAAAGAATGAAGATTGTTCAGACATCATACTTCAGGCGCAGGTACAAAAAACTCCATTCGAACCAGATCAAGCCGGTCAATGAAGCAATCATGCACATTCTTTCCGATGTGTCGTGTGGTGAAGAAAAAATAGGTGATCTCGCCGGGGTGCGGGTATACAAATTCCGCGCGCTGGAACAACAATTTCTTCTTGCATACGAGTTTGACAAAGAGACCCTGTTTTTACTTGCATTGGGTGTCCACGAAAACTTTTACCGGGATTTGAAAAAGACAAGATAA
- a CDS encoding ParD-like family protein, which produces MSVAIRIDDELYEEAKRSAEAECRTVPLQIAYWAKIGRAALDNPDLPIEFIRDILAAKKQGDFEPFEFTKE; this is translated from the coding sequence ATGAGTGTGGCGATCCGGATTGATGACGAATTATACGAAGAAGCAAAACGAAGTGCCGAGGCAGAATGTCGCACAGTGCCGCTGCAGATAGCCTACTGGGCCAAGATAGGAAGGGCCGCTCTTGATAATCCTGATCTGCCCATTGAATTCATTCGTGATATATTGGCGGCTAAGAAACAGGGAGATTTTGAACCCTTCGAATTTACCAAAGAATGA
- a CDS encoding ParB/RepB/Spo0J family partition protein translates to MATRKTSVNPEFLYIPVEQIVVLEQVRSNIDIETDSFKSLMQSIKDKGILEPLIVTGQDDGTYLLICGERRLVAARQLGFESVPIRIIEAGKELGDTIALQLTENLQREDLNPIDQAKGILSFIQAKHPDQGYDVDGVMSDLVKYNRKPDTLSEALVFTLNTIIEISAKSYPTLFRTISLLKPSPEIQAEIRSGNIPVSQGYFFAAKLGSPYFFTIFDEIMEMPVTNAKLEKMLTAYKRRKPKSTDPKPIPMKIKVAGLQTTKNIF, encoded by the coding sequence ATGGCAACAAGAAAGACAAGTGTAAATCCTGAATTTCTGTATATTCCAGTGGAACAGATCGTGGTATTGGAACAGGTGCGGTCAAACATTGATATCGAGACAGACTCATTCAAGTCGCTCATGCAGTCGATCAAAGACAAAGGCATCCTGGAACCGCTTATTGTAACCGGACAGGATGACGGAACATATCTACTCATCTGCGGGGAGAGACGTCTTGTGGCAGCCAGACAATTAGGGTTTGAATCCGTACCAATCAGAATTATTGAAGCAGGCAAAGAATTAGGCGACACCATAGCCCTTCAACTGACAGAGAACCTCCAGCGTGAAGACTTAAATCCCATAGATCAGGCCAAAGGAATACTCTCATTTATCCAGGCGAAACATCCTGACCAGGGGTATGATGTGGATGGGGTAATGAGCGATCTCGTAAAGTATAACCGAAAACCAGATACTCTATCGGAGGCATTGGTGTTCACATTGAACACCATCATTGAAATCTCTGCAAAGTCTTATCCTACCTTGTTCCGCACAATTTCACTTTTAAAACCTTCTCCTGAAATTCAGGCCGAAATCAGGTCAGGAAATATCCCTGTTTCCCAGGGATATTTCTTTGCTGCGAAACTTGGAAGCCCTTACTTTTTTACCATCTTCGATGAAATAATGGAGATGCCTGTAACTAATGCAAAATTAGAGAAGATGCTTACCGCGTACAAAAGAAGAAAACCCAAATCAACAGACCCGAAACCCATACCTATGAAAATAAAGGTTGCAGGATTGCAGACCACAAAAAACATATTTTGA
- a CDS encoding septum formation initiator family protein, with product MLEETIKKYGMAILMLALIFSLFFADGGILAYIKTKMDIKKVNVEIQKLEKENTVLMSEMERLQKDDKYLEDVVRTKYGFLREGERLYMVEKEK from the coding sequence ATGCTTGAGGAAACGATAAAAAAGTACGGCATGGCTATACTTATGCTCGCATTGATATTTTCACTGTTTTTTGCCGACGGTGGTATTTTGGCATATATTAAAACAAAAATGGATATAAAAAAGGTGAATGTTGAAATTCAAAAATTAGAAAAAGAGAATACAGTCCTGATGAGTGAAATGGAAAGACTACAGAAGGACGACAAGTATCTCGAAGATGTGGTAAGAACAAAATACGGTTTTTTGCGGGAAGGCGAAAGGCTTTACATGGTAGAGAAAGAGAAATAA